Proteins from one Thermobifida alba genomic window:
- a CDS encoding 4-hydroxy-3-methylbut-2-enyl diphosphate reductase: MTATNRRRVLLAKPRGYCAGVDRAVITVEKALEQYGAPIYVRKQIVHNTHVVRTLEERGVIFVEETSEVPEGATVVFSAHGVSPQVHQEAAERNLRTIDAACPLVTKVHKEAQRFAAEDLDIILIGHTGHEEVEGTSGHAPEHIQIVDGPEEVASIQVRDPDRVAWLSQTTLSVDETNATVEALRERFPNLIDPPSDDICYATSNRQAAVKAIAPQCDLFVVVGSANSSNSVRLVEVARDAGARASYLVDNATFLEEEWLEGVTTIGVSSGASVPEILVQELLDRLASYGFTDVEEIETEREKLTFALPKELRSRRARDNGSLVGRPLPVSPA; encoded by the coding sequence ATGACTGCGACGAACCGCCGCCGTGTCCTCCTCGCCAAGCCCCGTGGTTACTGCGCCGGGGTCGACCGCGCTGTCATCACGGTCGAGAAAGCCCTCGAACAGTACGGGGCGCCGATCTACGTGCGCAAGCAGATCGTGCACAACACCCACGTCGTGCGCACGCTGGAGGAGCGCGGCGTCATCTTCGTCGAGGAGACCTCCGAGGTGCCCGAGGGCGCCACCGTGGTCTTCTCCGCCCACGGGGTCTCCCCCCAGGTGCACCAGGAGGCGGCCGAGCGCAACCTGCGGACCATCGACGCCGCCTGCCCGCTGGTCACCAAGGTGCACAAGGAGGCGCAGCGCTTCGCCGCCGAGGACCTCGACATCATCCTCATCGGGCACACCGGCCACGAGGAGGTCGAGGGCACCAGCGGACACGCGCCCGAGCACATCCAGATCGTCGACGGCCCCGAGGAGGTCGCCTCCATCCAGGTCCGCGACCCCGACCGGGTGGCCTGGCTGTCGCAGACGACGCTGTCGGTCGACGAGACCAACGCCACCGTGGAGGCGCTGCGGGAACGCTTCCCCAACCTGATCGACCCGCCCAGCGACGACATCTGCTACGCCACCTCCAACCGCCAGGCCGCGGTCAAGGCGATCGCGCCGCAGTGCGACCTGTTCGTCGTGGTCGGCTCCGCCAACTCCTCCAATTCGGTGCGCCTGGTGGAGGTGGCCCGCGACGCCGGGGCCCGCGCCTCCTACCTGGTCGACAACGCCACCTTCCTGGAGGAGGAGTGGCTGGAGGGCGTCACGACCATAGGCGTCAGCAGCGGCGCCTCGGTGCCCGAGATCCTGGTGCAGGAACTGCTCGACCGGCTGGCCTCGTACGGCTTCACCGACGTGGAGGAGATCGAGACCGAACGGGAGAAGCTCACCTTCGCCCTGCCCAAGGAACTGCGTTCCCGGCGGGCCAGGGACAACGGCTCCCTGGTCGGCAGGCCGCTTCCGGTCTCCCCCGCCTGA
- the ychF gene encoding redox-regulated ATPase YchF, giving the protein MSLSIGIVGLPNVGKSTLFNALTKNDALAANYPFATIEPNIGVVGVPDPRLDTLAEIFGSAKTVPATVTFVDIAGIVRGASEGEGLGNKFLANIREADAICQVIRVFEDPDVTHVEGGVDAARDIETINTELILADLQTLERALPRLAKEAKTNARDKDKQAVLAAAETAREVLDGGRTLFAGAEEAGLDVSLLRELNLLTVKPFLYVFNVDLEEFADEALRAKLSDLVAPAEAIFLDAKIEAELTELDDAEAAELLESMGQTESGLAQLARVGFATLGLQTYLTAGPKEARAWTIRKGATAPEAAGVIHTDFQRGFIKAEVVSFADLVEAGSMQAARAAGKVRMEGKEYVMADGDVVEFRFNV; this is encoded by the coding sequence GTGAGTCTGTCTATCGGGATCGTCGGTCTGCCGAACGTCGGCAAGTCCACGCTGTTCAACGCACTGACCAAGAACGACGCTCTGGCCGCGAACTACCCGTTCGCCACCATCGAGCCCAACATCGGCGTGGTCGGTGTCCCCGACCCGCGCCTGGACACCCTGGCGGAGATCTTCGGGTCGGCCAAGACCGTCCCGGCCACCGTCACCTTCGTGGACATCGCGGGGATCGTCCGGGGCGCCTCCGAGGGCGAGGGCCTGGGCAACAAGTTCCTCGCCAACATCCGGGAAGCCGATGCGATCTGCCAGGTCATCCGGGTGTTCGAGGACCCCGACGTGACCCACGTGGAAGGGGGCGTCGACGCCGCGCGCGACATCGAGACCATCAACACCGAGCTGATCCTGGCCGACCTGCAGACCCTGGAGAGGGCGCTGCCGCGGCTCGCCAAGGAGGCGAAGACCAACGCCAGGGACAAGGACAAGCAGGCGGTCCTGGCCGCCGCCGAGACGGCGCGCGAGGTCCTCGACGGGGGCCGGACCCTGTTCGCGGGCGCCGAGGAGGCGGGGCTCGACGTCTCGCTGCTGCGCGAGCTGAACCTGCTCACCGTCAAGCCGTTCCTCTACGTGTTCAACGTGGACCTGGAGGAGTTCGCCGACGAGGCGCTGCGCGCCAAGCTGTCCGACCTGGTGGCTCCGGCCGAGGCGATCTTCCTGGACGCCAAGATCGAGGCGGAGCTGACCGAGCTCGACGACGCGGAGGCGGCCGAGCTGCTGGAGTCGATGGGCCAGACCGAGTCCGGTCTGGCGCAGCTGGCCCGGGTCGGTTTCGCCACGCTGGGGCTGCAGACCTACCTGACGGCGGGCCCCAAGGAGGCGCGCGCCTGGACCATCCGCAAGGGCGCCACCGCGCCGGAGGCGGCGGGCGTCATCCACACCGACTTCCAGCGCGGCTTCATCAAGGCTGAGGTGGTCTCCTTCGCGGACCTGGTGGAGGCGGGCTCCATGCAGGCGGCCCGGGCTGCGGGCAAGGTCCGCATGGAGGGCAAGGAGTACGTGATGGCCGACGGCGACGTCGTGGAGTTCCGCTTCAACGTCTGA
- a CDS encoding DNA recombination protein RmuC → MDGISVVLALLVGLGAGAALGWALARSRGAGAEARARAAEERAAYLEEHLEERFRSLAALALDGANQRFLELAEGRFRAARLAAESDLDHRREAIEHLLAPLRHTLSRVEEQLREVDAGRRAAHAELVKQVELVREGSERLRDQTDALVTALRRPEARGRWGELHLRRAAELAGMAAHCDFEEQAHAATDDGVLRPDMVVRLAGGKNVVVDSKVPLSAYLEAVESDSPEAREDRLAAHARQVRAHVDRLAAKAYWAAFSPAPEFVVLFIPGEAFLAPALERDPDLLEYALARRVHIATPTTLVSLLRTARYAWQQEALSRNARQVFELGRQLHARLATLGGHMGGLGRALSRAVTSYNQAVGSLENRVLVTARRFGELGLVDGDLDAPRGVREQPRSLTAPELLDGTVAEGNGDTAGTGEPDTSPEVRH, encoded by the coding sequence ATGGACGGGATCTCCGTGGTTCTCGCGCTGCTGGTGGGGCTGGGCGCGGGAGCGGCCCTGGGCTGGGCGCTGGCGCGGTCGCGGGGGGCGGGGGCCGAGGCGCGGGCCCGGGCCGCCGAGGAGCGGGCCGCCTACCTCGAAGAGCACCTGGAGGAACGGTTCCGGTCGCTGGCGGCGCTCGCCCTGGACGGCGCCAACCAGCGTTTCCTGGAACTGGCCGAGGGGCGGTTCCGGGCGGCGCGGCTGGCGGCCGAGAGCGACCTGGACCACCGCCGCGAGGCGATCGAGCACCTCCTCGCCCCGCTGCGCCACACGCTGTCCCGGGTGGAGGAGCAGCTGCGGGAGGTGGACGCGGGCCGCCGCGCCGCCCACGCCGAACTCGTCAAGCAGGTCGAGCTGGTGCGGGAGGGCTCCGAGCGGCTCCGGGACCAGACCGACGCCCTGGTCACCGCGCTGCGGCGGCCGGAGGCCCGCGGCCGCTGGGGAGAGCTGCACCTGCGCCGCGCCGCCGAGCTGGCCGGCATGGCGGCCCACTGCGACTTCGAGGAGCAGGCCCACGCCGCCACCGACGACGGTGTGCTCCGCCCCGACATGGTGGTGCGGCTGGCGGGCGGCAAGAACGTCGTCGTGGACTCCAAGGTGCCGCTCTCCGCCTACCTGGAGGCCGTGGAGAGCGACTCCCCCGAGGCGCGCGAGGACCGGCTCGCCGCGCACGCCCGGCAGGTCCGCGCGCACGTGGACCGGCTGGCCGCCAAGGCGTACTGGGCGGCGTTCTCCCCCGCCCCCGAGTTCGTGGTGCTGTTCATCCCCGGGGAGGCGTTCCTCGCCCCGGCGCTGGAACGCGACCCGGACCTGCTGGAGTACGCCCTGGCCCGGCGGGTGCACATCGCCACGCCCACCACGCTCGTCTCGCTGCTGCGCACCGCCCGGTACGCGTGGCAGCAGGAGGCGCTGAGCCGCAACGCCCGCCAGGTGTTCGAGCTGGGCAGGCAGCTGCACGCGCGGCTCGCCACCCTCGGCGGGCACATGGGCGGGCTGGGGCGGGCGCTGTCGCGCGCGGTCACCTCCTACAACCAGGCCGTGGGCTCCCTGGAGAACCGGGTGCTGGTGACGGCGCGCCGGTTCGGGGAACTGGGACTGGTGGACGGCGACCTGGACGCGCCGCGGGGGGTGCGGGAGCAGCCCCGGTCGTTGACCGCGCCGGAACTGCTGGACGGGACCGTCGCGGAGGGAAACGGCGACACGGCGGGTACCGGAGAACCGGACACCTCGCCCGAAGTGAGACACTGA
- a CDS encoding DUF6542 domain-containing protein encodes MTTRRDTHAPRRSARAPRHRSGAPPSPGGAPLRLTARGAVLCIVLASLVSALAATAVGHSAVNGAAFAAACVLAALTVRSSDLLALSVSPPLAYFCGALAAECLLTLGGDNFVRGVAVGLGARLAEAAPWLFGGTALLLVITVLRGLARNVRELGDELNGRRRRRPRRGPS; translated from the coding sequence ATGACGACTCGGCGGGACACCCACGCGCCCCGGCGGTCCGCTCGCGCGCCCCGGCACCGCAGCGGTGCGCCGCCCTCTCCGGGCGGGGCCCCGCTGCGGCTCACCGCGCGCGGCGCGGTCCTGTGCATCGTGCTGGCCAGCCTGGTCTCGGCGCTGGCGGCCACCGCCGTCGGGCACTCCGCGGTGAACGGGGCCGCCTTCGCGGCCGCCTGCGTGCTGGCCGCCCTGACCGTGCGCTCCAGCGACCTGCTGGCGTTGAGTGTGAGCCCGCCCCTGGCCTACTTCTGCGGCGCGCTGGCCGCCGAGTGCCTGCTGACCCTGGGCGGCGACAACTTCGTGCGGGGCGTGGCCGTCGGCCTGGGCGCCCGGCTCGCCGAGGCCGCCCCCTGGCTGTTCGGCGGGACCGCGCTGCTGCTGGTGATCACCGTGCTGCGGGGCCTGGCGCGCAATGTGCGGGAGCTGGGCGACGAGCTGAACGGCCGCCGTCGCCGCAGGCCCCGGCGCGGTCCCTCCTGA